The Pyricularia oryzae 70-15 chromosome 5, whole genome shotgun sequence genome includes a region encoding these proteins:
- a CDS encoding isotrichodermin C-15 hydroxylase, whose amino-acid sequence MSIPQALGLGVLLVLGYLASVAIYRLYFHPLAKLPGPRLYAITSLPFLVRDKILGTWVMSTTELHAKYGRMVRFAPDRVSVDGSIGWSDIYQRRPNLPEFDKDIRTYQVGRLGLLPALRDDHRRQRRTVARAFSVTALKEQETYVQTHLDFFIGRMHEFAAKDADVDISNWLNYLTFDIVGDLALGEPFGCMANGGYHPFVSMIFDTAKANAMGNFMDNFKFLSPLVKLMGKKELRRNMAIIEMAAATTEKRIALGPDARKDFMTYLLRKSKDGEGLTHPEILTNSRVLIVAGSETTATALCGLIFYLSRTPQAYRRLVEEIRSFTSEDQITMQTLEGLPYLNACLEEILRIYPPAADTPPRISPGAEVGGYYIPEGTVVSIYQWATHHNPDNFVNPLTFAPERWLPRSNPFYESIYDKDNKAAFRPFAVGPRDCVGKNLAYSEMRLVISRLLWNFDVTLVPGQDDWMKRQKVFLLIEKDDLFVKLKPVKRS is encoded by the exons ATGTCCATCCCACAGGCTTTGGGGTTAGGGGTCCTTTTG GTCCTCGGCTACCTTGCTTCAGTGGCCATCTACCGACTGTACTTTCACCCGCTGGCCAAGTTGCCAGGCCCTCGCCTCTACGCCATAACGAGTCTGCCTTTTCTGGTCAGGGACAAGATTCTAGGCACCTGGGTCATGAGCACGACGGAGCTGCATGCCAAGTATGGACGCATGGTGAGATTCGCCCCGGACCGCGTCTCAGTGGATGGTTCGATTGGATGGTCCGACATCTACCAGCGCCGTCCCAACCTGCCCGAATTTGACAAGGACATCAGGACGTATCAAGTCGGCAGACTGGGTCTTCTCCCGGCCCTGCGCGACGACCATCGGCGCCAGCGAAGGACCGTGGCCCGCGCCTTTTCTGTGACGGCCTtgaaggagcaggaaacctatgtCCAGACTCACTTGGACTTCTTCATCGGTCGGATGCACGAATTCGCGGCCAAAGACGCCGATGTCGACATTTCAAACTGGCTCAACTACTTGACGTTTGACATTGTTGGCGATTTGGCCTTGGGCGAGCCGTTCGGATGCATGGCAAACGGCGGATACCACCCCTTTGTGTCCATGATCTTCGACACCGCCAAGGCAAACGCCATGGGGAACTTCATGGACAACTTCAAATTCCTCTCGCCTCTGGTCAAGCTGATGGGCAAGAAAGAGCTCCGGCGCAACATGGCGATCATCGAGATGGCCGCCGCGACCACCGAGAAGCGCATTGCCCTGGGGCCCGACGCCCGCAAGGACTTCATGACATATCTCCTTCGCAAGAGCAAGGACGGTGAGGGTCTGACGCACCCCGAGATACTCACCAACTCGAGAGTTTTGATCGTCGCCGGCAGCGAGACCACAGCCACGGCGCTCTGTGGCCTCATTTTCTACCTATCCCGCACCCCTCAAGCCTACCGGCGCCTTGTGGAAGAGATCCGCTCTTTTACTTCGGAAGACCAGATCACCATGCAAACCCTCGAAGGCTTGCCGTACCTCAACGCCTGTCTCGAGGAGATCCTGCGCATATACCCACCTGCTGCCGACACGCCTCCCCGCATATCGCCTGGAGCCGAGGTTGGCGGATACTATATTCCAGAAGGa ACCGTCGTATCCATCTACCAATGGGCTACGCACCACAACCCGGACAACTTTGTCAACCCTCTCACTTTTGCCCCCGAGCGTTGGTTGCCTCGAAGCAATCCTTTCTACGAAAGCATCTACGACAAAGATAACAAGGCCGCGTTCCGGCCATTTGCGGTTGGTCCCCGGGACTGCGTCGGAAAGAACCTCGCCTATTCCGAGATGCGCTTAGTTATCTCGCGGCTGCTGTGGAACTTTGACGTTACCCTCGTCCCGGGACAGGACGACTGGATGAAGCGACAGAAGGTCTTCCTGCTGATTGAGAAGGATGACCTGTTCGTCAAGCTGAAGCCCGTGAAACGTTCATAG